AATCCCCTGGGACCTAACTGTGTCAAGGGCCCTCATAACCACAATCCATGCTGCCATCTGCCTTGCTGGGGAGTCTCAGGCTTGTTTGCCCCATGCTGTGTCATGGCGTGTTACCACGGGCTGTATTCAAAGGGTCACACACCCTGCTCTGCCTCGGGAGGGTCATCGGCACAGACTCAGATGCTTGGTGATGTCACACAGAGGGGCAGGTGGGATAGGACCTGGAGTAGGAGAGTGGCCAAAGAACTGGGGACAACGGAAGCAGGTAGGATCAAGGAGAGCTCACCAAGTGTTTCTACCGACAATGGTGACCGTGAGAACCACACAACTGGGGTGGGTGGCCTGTGGGAAAACACCTGGCTGTGCCACTCCCTTATGTTCCAAAGCCCAGGTTGCTACAAGCCCCGAAAAGGTCTCCGACAACATCCCTAGCTAGCCTGGGGTCAGTGTGTCTCAGAACCAGACATGGAATCTCTCCTTCTAAAGCATTTCTTAGAATGCCAATTTGTTTTATTACCAGCCAAGAGACTGGCCCCTGTGGACTCAAATGAACCCCAGGCAGCGAGAAGGCTTGGTAGAGACAGATGTTGGAAGCGCCAGGTAACATAAGGCGAGAGAACTCACATCAAAGCAAGGCCAGGCTTTGGGAGAAAGGCTTTTCCCGCTATATCACAGCCTGTTGGGGATCTAATGACACAGAGATACCCTTCAAAGACCCAGACAGAAGCTCCATGCCCTTTCCCATGGTGTCCTAGTTGGCTCTATGGCTGTGATAACCATCGTGACAGAAGGGaacatggaggaagaaaggaattatttggcttacacatcttGATCACAGTCAACCACCaaaagaagctgaggcaggagcagaagTATGAACCATGAAGCTTACAGGCTCGCTTCCCGTGGCTCTCCGTTTGCTTTCTTATATGAACCAGGACGAGCCACGGGGACAGCACAccccagtgggctgggccctcccacgtCATTCATTAGCCAAGAAAatgccgcccctcccccacccccagactcgCCCTTAAGCCAATCCGATGAGGGCAATTTCTCAATGTAGATTCCCTGTTCATAGAGACTCTCTAGTTTGGGTCAAGTTTTCAAAAACTAACCAGTGAATTCAGGACCACAGGAAACCACAGAGGCTCGGAACTGTAGCAGAAGTGGGAAGAGACACCTTCCTTGGGGTCTTTAAGGATCCTACCCCACGACACTTCCGACAGCGTCTCCATGACTCAGTCCAGTATGACCCATGCCCGTCTACCTCAGGAAGCTCACCCGAGGTTTGTTCACCCGCCAAGCACTCACCATCACCAGCTCCTTCTGGAAGGACTTCCGGTCCTTGTTGTCAGGGTTGTTACAGTCTTCCTTGAGCTTTTCCAGAACGGACGCCACCCGCTCCGGCTCGCTGTCCAACTCCGCCCGGCAGAAGAAGGTGAGCGGCAGGTTTCCGTAACCCAGGGCATCAGCAAAGGCCCGCCAGCTGCTGATGTTTTCCATGAGCAAGGTCCGCACCGAGGCATAGATGTAGGTGAGGAACTTGCAGGGCCGGAGAATCTGTTCCAGCAGCACTGAGGTGCTCAGCTCGGGCCCCGAGAACAGGCCGGGCCGAGCCTTGCCGATGACCAGCACGTTCTTGGTGTGCACCAGGCCCACCTTGCCCTGATAGTAGCCTATGTACCACTCCTTGGTCCACAGCTGTCCCTTGAGCCGGATGCGCTCCTCGCTGAGCAGGGCCACGATGTCACCCTTCTTGTACTCCAGCAGGTAGTGACTCTTGTTCTGTCGCACTACTGTCTTTAGAAGCTTGCCAAACTTGAGACTGGACACGGGGCGGTCCTGAAATGTTGGATACTTGGTGGTGACCACAAACGGGGACAAGATGATCTTCCCAACCTCGTTCTTCTTAAGAAACCTCCTCTGCCCGGATGGTTTAATGGCGCTTTTAGGGGGTGGCTGTGGAGTCTGGACACAAAACTGCGTGAGGATCGTGTCCTGATCGTCCTTGACCTGTACCCTCAGTGTGAAGTCGGACAGCTCGTTGGGGTTCTGAGAGATGACAGAGAAGCTCAGACGGCTAACCTTGCCCAGTTTCATCTGGAATCCCCTCACTACTTTGGCCTGCTCGTTGGCCTTGACCTCATAGTTGGTCATATTGGAGAACATACACACTCTGAGATCCTGGGGCCTGGACAGGATGAACTGATGTTTGCCCCACAGCTGTAGAGCCACGGGGGCAGGGCTGGGAGCCTGCCGAGTCACCTCACTGACCAGGAGGGTCTTGGGGGCACAATCATGTCCAAAAATGGTCACCACTGTcttgaaggatggatggatgtgttTGGGACCGTAGAGACCTACAGTGACCCTCTTATTGATGAAGTCCCACACGGTGGAAGGGTGGAGGATATTGGGGCCCTGGGCAACGATGGCTAGGTACATGCAGGGTTCCAGGTTGTCCAGCTGTACCTGTATGGTGTCCCCATAGCTGTAGGCGAGGGGGATGGGCACATAAGGCCCCTCCTTTGAGTCACTTCTCAGGCACTGCAGGACTACCGTGCTTTTGCTAAAGATGTCGCCCTTCACCTCGGCGGAGACCTTCATCTCCAAGATGATAAAGGTACTCACCTCCAGGTTGCTCAGTTTCACCTCCACCACAGGGCTTATGCTGGTGGATCTGTCACTGTTAAGGTCCAGTGGGGGATCCAGCAGGGCTTTCATGGAAATCTGCTGTGTCTCCCCAGGAGCTACATGGCCCTCTGGCACGTGGATACTGATGCTGGTGTCCGGAAGCTGCACGGAGCCCCCAGAGCTATCCAGCTTGCACACAATATTGGTCTCCACTGCTTGGGTCTGGCCCCAACCTGGGCTTTGGCCAAGCAGGTCCAGGTCATGGCAGGACCGGGCTAGCTTCCGGTGGTTCAACCAGGCGGTTCGGAAGTCTTCTCGGCTTTGAAACTGCTCCGGGGCAGGTGACTTCAAGCCCGTGAAGAAGCCGGATGTCGGAGGAGCATCCGATTTGGCTTGCAGGACGGAGAGTTCCGAAAGGCTGTAGGAACGCTTGCTTCTGAAGAAGGGGTTGTCCCGCTTGGCAGGCTGCTCTGCGTGGAGTCCATTGGTGGCTGGGAGCTCATCAAAGATGTTGCCCGTGCTGTTGGTGGTCGCCGAGCTGGATTCGGTGAAGGAAGATGTGCCCGTGTCAAAAAGGAGCAAATCCACGGTAGTCTTGGGGTTTAGCTCATCCATACTGGGCTGTGCATTCCCGTTCAGAAAGGGGTTCGTCCGGACTCCATTCCAGAAAGGGTTATTACTATAGGGCCTGCCAGCTTCTTTCTGGTCATCCGTCCAGCCCCCTAACAGATCCAGTTCCTTGGCAACTTCATCGGGGCTGTCCGGGAGATTGTCAATCATGCCGCTGTCACTCAGAGTAGAATTCCGGTAGTTCAAAGGCTGCACGTAGGAGGAAGGGATGTAGCCCATCTCGGTGGTGTTGTGAGCGTACCACCACTCCCCACCAGACGTGTCCAGGACGTAGAGGTGGTCGCCCTTGGAGAACTTCAGGGTGGTGAAGTTGTTTGGGCAATAGTCTTTGATCGCAATCACTTCCTTTGCATTTCCAAAAGGCGTGGGGTTGTCTACCAGCAAGGCACTGGGGGAAGGCACTGTGTaaaacatagagacagagagtgaggacAGGCCCACAGGTACAGGAGACACTTCCAAATTGGGGGGTTGGGACAGGCTCGAAACAGACGATGCCGTGATGGTAGTCACCAACTCTGCCAGGATCACAATAGAAACCAGCCAGGGTGAAGATCCAGTTAGCCACTTTCCAAAGTCAACCTTCCAATTGAGGCAAGGGACCCAGAAAAATATCCCTCAGCCACCTTAGAAAGACAGACTGCGTGATAGGTAGTAGACATGTCCCCTTGTTCTGAACATCTCATTTTGATAATGTTTTAACCTAATTTCTGATCAGGACTGTCAACTATGATGAAAGAGAGCGCACTGACTCTCTAGGCTAGGCAGCAGCCCAGTGATGCTCTGGCCTAGGTGGTCAGGGGCCCAGTGATGCTCTGGGCTGGGAACCAGCACGCAGTGTGTATAGACTGGGAATGAGGGGTCCTCAGATTCCAGTGACGATCACTGAGTATTTGTTCTTTTTCGGTCTGGAAGATAGAAAAGGAGCGGCGGAGCCCTTGACAATGGGACCAGCTCATCGTCTAAGCCCCACTCATCCCTCACCTTTCTTCATGTTACAACGATTTTTGAGTTTGTTTGGGGTCTGTCCCAGCCCCGcttccccagacagggtttctcggtctcctggaactagctctgtagacctggTTGACCTcctactcagagatctgcctgcctctgtttcccgagtgctgggattaaaggtgtgcatcaccaccaccaccaccacgctagattctgtttttttttttaaatggttattTAAAGCATGggacacccccccccactcccccttgACAATCAGAGGTCTAGCCATGAATT
The Apodemus sylvaticus chromosome 9, mApoSyl1.1, whole genome shotgun sequence DNA segment above includes these coding regions:
- the Sh3bp4 gene encoding SH3 domain-binding protein 4, which encodes MAAQRIRAANSSGLPRCKSEGTLIDLSEGFSETSFNDVKVPSPSALLVDNPTPFGNAKEVIAIKDYCPNNFTTLKFSKGDHLYVLDTSGGEWWYAHNTTEMGYIPSSYVQPLNYRNSTLSDSGMIDNLPDSPDEVAKELDLLGGWTDDQKEAGRPYSNNPFWNGVRTNPFLNGNAQPSMDELNPKTTVDLLLFDTGTSSFTESSSATTNSTGNIFDELPATNGLHAEQPAKRDNPFFRSKRSYSLSELSVLQAKSDAPPTSGFFTGLKSPAPEQFQSREDFRTAWLNHRKLARSCHDLDLLGQSPGWGQTQAVETNIVCKLDSSGGSVQLPDTSISIHVPEGHVAPGETQQISMKALLDPPLDLNSDRSTSISPVVEVKLSNLEVSTFIILEMKVSAEVKGDIFSKSTVVLQCLRSDSKEGPYVPIPLAYSYGDTIQVQLDNLEPCMYLAIVAQGPNILHPSTVWDFINKRVTVGLYGPKHIHPSFKTVVTIFGHDCAPKTLLVSEVTRQAPSPAPVALQLWGKHQFILSRPQDLRVCMFSNMTNYEVKANEQAKVVRGFQMKLGKVSRLSFSVISQNPNELSDFTLRVQVKDDQDTILTQFCVQTPQPPPKSAIKPSGQRRFLKKNEVGKIILSPFVVTTKYPTFQDRPVSSLKFGKLLKTVVRQNKSHYLLEYKKGDIVALLSEERIRLKGQLWTKEWYIGYYQGKVGLVHTKNVLVIGKARPGLFSGPELSTSVLLEQILRPCKFLTYIYASVRTLLMENISSWRAFADALGYGNLPLTFFCRAELDSEPERVASVLEKLKEDCNNPDNKDRKSFQKELVMALLKMDCQGLVVRLIQDFVLLTTAVEVAQRWRELAEKLAKVSKQQMDAYESPHRDRNGVVDSEAMWKPAYDFLLTWSHQIGDSYRDVIQELHIGLDKMKNPITRRWKHLTGTLILVNSLDILRAAAFSPADHDDFVI